One Mytilus trossulus isolate FHL-02 chromosome 5, PNRI_Mtr1.1.1.hap1, whole genome shotgun sequence DNA segment encodes these proteins:
- the LOC134719235 gene encoding uncharacterized protein LOC134719235: MDIILTETNKGKRSLVCDSFRYRVDKTLKGEEISWRCTAKGCKARLRTDCTGTVIIQQKNTHNHDTSDRDNERHLLRVRSKRKADDDIAQRPSKIIRTELQNMDEANLKSEDIGSVSKAIYRKRRKSHPALPKSREETHQSLKKINIQSNKFENFVQFNDEQTGIIILTCPTNLECLCSVPEIFMDGTYKYCPKFFKQLYTIHGYNKGNYVPLVFCLLPGKSEEIYVNCFSSIVKLCSDQGHTLQPKAVHVDFEERVMKVMKDFFPSIEIKCCRFHLGQAWWRKIQKVGLSQQYKELDSDISKWLKGIFGIAFLAPDEVADCFVEDFMAVVPNDKPCIEFADYLTDTYITDESLFPPHLWAEVPSSLKRTNNGPESFHAHYNEQFYHSHPSIYTFLDTIIKLQSVTYIKIRSLNIDAPQSRTEKEKEQNLRDLHSKYCQQEITRDFYVRSLGYKFQARTDL; encoded by the exons ATGGATATTATTTTGACCGAGACTAATAAGGGAAAAAGAAGCCTTGTTTGTGACAGTTTCCGATATAGAGTGGACAAAACACTAAAAGGAGAAGAAATATCCTGGAGATGTACA gCAAAAGGTTGCAAAGCAAGACTGAGGACGGATTGTACCGGAACCGTTATAATTCAACAGAAAAATACTCATAACCATGATACCAGTGATCGTGACAATGAACGTCACTTGCTGCGGGTACGATCAAAAAGAAAAGCGGATGATGATATTGCTCAACGTCCTTCAAAAATTATCCGTACAGAGTTACAGAACATGGATGAAGCAAATCTAAAGTCTGAAGACATTGGCAGCGTTTCAAAGGCTATATATAGAAAGAGGCGTAAATCTCACCCTGCACTTCCTAAATCTAGAGAGGAAACACACCAATCATTAAAGAAGATTAATATTCAgtcaaataaatttgaaaattttgtgcAGTTTAATGATGAACAAACTGGTATAATTATTCTTACGTGTCCAACCAATCTTGAATGTTTATGCAGTGTGCCGGAAATTTTTATGGATGGTACTTACAAATATTGCCCAAAGTTCTTTAAACAGTTATATACTATTCATGGCTATAACAAAGGAAATTATGTCCCTCTTGTATTCTGCTTACTTCCTGGAAAGTCTGAAGAAATTTACGTGAATTGCTTTTCCTCAATTGTCAAGCTATGTTCCGATCAAGGTCACACACTTCAACCGAAAGCAGTACACGTCGATTTTGAAGAACGGGTAATGAAAGTTATGAAGGATTTTTTCCCGTCTATAGAGATCAAATGCTGTAGGTTTCACTTAGGCCAAGCCTGGTGGCGAAAAATCCAGAAAGTTGGACTTAGTCAACAATACAAAGAGCTTGATTCAGACATTAGTAAATGGCTTAAAGGGATTTTTGGGATAGCCTTTTTAGCTCCAGACGAAGTAGCCGACTGTTTCGTAGAAGATTTTATGGCCGTTGTACCTAACGACAAGCCTTGTATAGAATTTGCAGATTACCTGACTGATACTTATATAACAGATGAATCGTTATTTCCCCCTCATCTCTGGGCCGAAGTTCCATCCTCGTTAAAACGTACTAACAATGGGCCCGAATCATTTCATGCCCATTATAACGAGCAGTTCTATCACAGTCATCCATCAATTTATACTTTCCTTGACACTATTATCAAATTGCAATCTGTGACTTACATAAAAATTCGGAGTTTGAACATTGATGCACCGCAGAGCCGAACAGAAAAGGAGAAGGAACAGAATCTCCGGGATTTGCATTCGAAATACTGCCAGCAGGAAATTACGAGGGATTTTTATGTCAGAAGCCTGGGATATAAGTTCCAAGCCCGAACAGACTTGTAA